Proteins encoded in a region of the Anopheles ziemanni chromosome 2, idAnoZiCoDA_A2_x.2, whole genome shotgun sequence genome:
- the LOC131281465 gene encoding glycogenin-1, with translation MSRNAWVTLATNDSYSLGALVVAHSLKRVHTIHQLAVLITPGVSEAMKTKLRNVFNVVEEVNLLDSKDEANLALLKRPELGVTFTKLHCWRLTQFDKCVFLDADTLVLRNSDELFEREEFSAAPDIGWPDCFNSGVYVFQPNVDTFSSLLKFAVTNGSFDGGDQGLLNAYFSDWAHKDIQKHLPFIYNTSSVATYSYLPAFKHFGQNTKILHFIGVAKPWLQNFNSETRKVYVPSECQHLANFLQYWWDIFADDVHSRLSPDMSGLAGALAQLHMGEAKSQEQEAYEEHMRRQCWETGNIDYMGRDSFDNIWKRIQETLSAGTATETPVAPAAKTDPTPPTTPRASRSRSSRSRSTTPKRDPRDRSPTPQPEDKVPVEKKEGN, from the exons ATGAGTC gaaACGCTTGGGTGACACTGGCCACCAATGATTCCTACTCCCTTGGAGCTCTCGTGGTCGCCCATTCGCTAAAACGTGTGCACACCATCCATCAGCTTGCTGTGTTGATAACACCCGGCGTCTCCGAGGCGATGAA GACGAAGTTACGCAATGTCTTCAACGTGGTAGAGGAAGTGAACCTGCTCGATTCAAAGGACGAGGCAAATCTGGCGCTTCTGAAGCGCCCGGAACTGGGTGTTACGTTTACGAAGCTGCACTGTTGGCGTCTGACACAGTTTGACAAGTGCGTGTTTCTCGATGCTGACACGCTCGTACTACGCAACAGTGATGAGCTGTTTGAGCGCGAGGAGTTCTCGGCCGCGCCGGACATCGGCTGGCCGGACTGCTTCAACTCGGGCGTGTACGTTTTCCAACCTAACGTGGACACCTTCTCGAGCCTGCTCAAGTTCGCTGTCACCAACGGAAGCTTCGATGGTGGTGACCAGGGCCTGCTGAATGCGTACTTCTCCGACTGGGCTCATAAGGACATCCAGAAACACTTGCCCTTCATCTACAACACCTCCTCGGTGGCGACGTACTCGTACTTGCCTGCATTTAAACA CTTTGGTCAGAATACGAAAATTCTTCACTTCATCGGCGTCGCCAAACCGTGGCTGCAAAACTTCAACTCCGAAACGCGCAAAGTTTACGTCCCGTCCGAGTGTCAGCATCTCGCCAACTTCCTCCAGTACTGGTGGGATATCTTTGCCGACGACGTGCACTCTCGGCTTAGCCCGGACATG AGTGGCCTTGCTGGAGCACTCGCTCAGTTGCATATGGGTGAAGCAAAGTCCCAGGAGCAGGAAGCATACGAGGAACACATGCGCCGGCAGTGTTGGGAAACGGGCAACATAGACTACATGGGCCGGGACTCGTTCGATAACATCTGGAAGCGCATCCAGGAAACCTTGAGTGCCGGTACCGCCACCGAGACTCCAGTGGCACCGGCGGCGAAAACGGACCCAACACCCCCGACGACGCCTCGCGCCAGTCGAAGCCGATCGTCACGGTCGCGCTCCACCACACCGAAGCGGGATCCCCGGGATCGTTCGCCGACGCCGCAGCCCGAGGACAAAGTGCCAGTCGAGAAGAAGGAAGGTAATTGA
- the LOC131282646 gene encoding E3 ubiquitin-protein ligase ZNF598: MANQQRQRISQEKSVSESETADSVCVVCFKPIVYFAVGECDHLCCYECSTRIRVLCQQNDCPICRRDLAKVIFSKTLMSYQQLDIKNRSGLYDKKYRICFTDTEVQQAFFDLLDNKCPRCDEKNFPKFELLREHVRKKHELFYCDICTEHLKVFSSERRCYNRQELALHRRKGDPDKVGHRGHPLCEYCDTRFLDKDELFRHLRRDHFFCHYCDADGRNFFYGDYATLRDHFRSDHFLCEEGECEQEQFTSVFRSEIDLRAHRASVHGKTMNRLANKQTRTLELEFSYAPRHGPPSGPNSGAGPGGGAAGGGPSMRGGRGGRGGGGRDGGRDGVPGGSGSNEAHQREYEMLVEATHQASIQQHPKKVIDATSEQDFPTLAGATPNPMFRPNNVSIRQRVYGSAGLARTKENFPALGSGGGETTGPTSMNEGFSSKITASSLLKPSQPSGSAGTSMMIHVSNRPSGSGAGKMAIAGKKNQADFPALPGSSKGASSTVQRKAGATSDLFADMDDRSGGGSMVNLNAMSAKHRALADDYVSVSSVVSKVSTVSSKEVKKGPQPALQAAVPSVNSTKAFPTLGDAGKPPAIKAVPWAVGATGAAATNGSSVASTSSSSNVSSKKKPAPAPNLKEDTGYVNLNALTGKKSADKMKQKEQPSTSSNADTRNNNGSAGSKERNREPQKQQQQQHSKSNGQSTTGSLANHTINTNNNVPAMTDSFPALGNHSSPEFAFAAGPKRTPPGFESVNVKRVPGPPPGFGNVTLNSVARNTNNMTFTNSTGDTYNILPSHSYVSPSNFSKRNQNLVTHFQRALKDQAALAEFRTISQMFRDGQYNASAYYEHCKIALGDRFQEIFPELIALLQNIAKQQELYLVYCQDEKNRPKSSGKGKQANASRLEVCQVCKQVLIQTDLTEHYQTHYMENNFPKLANNALDEGKVGSSAWKK; the protein is encoded by the exons ATGGCCAACCAACAGCGCCAGCGAATTAGTCAGGAGAAAAGCGTCTCCGAATCGGAAACGGCGGATTCTGTGTGCGTGGTTTGTTTCAAACCAATTGTCTATTTTGCTGTCGGCGAATGTGACCATCTCTGTTGCTATGAGTGTTCCACGCGTATACGCGTTCTATGTCAGCAGAACGATTGCCCAATTTGTCGTAGAGATTTAGCAAAG GTTATATTTTCTAAAACTCTAATGTCTTATCAACAACTGGACATCAAAAACCGCTCGGGTCTGTACGATAAAAAGTACCGCATTTGCTTCACGGACACAGAGGTGCAACAAGCattcttcgatcttcttgacAACAAATGTCCAAG ATGTGACGAAAAGAATTTTCCCAAATTCGAGCTGCTCCGTGAACACGTCCGTAAGAAGCACGAGCTGTTCTACTGCGACATCTGCACGGAGCATCTGAAGGTGTTCTCATCCGAACGACGCTGTTACAATCGCCAGGAGTTGGCACTGCATCGGCGCAAGGGCGATCCGGACAAGGTCGGTCATCGGGGCCACCCACTGTGCGAATACTGTGACACACGGTTTCTGGACAAGGACGAACTTTTTCGCCATTTGAGAAGAGATCATTTTTTCTGCCACTATTGCGATGCCGACGGAAGGAATTTCTTTTACGG GGATTATGCGACACTTCGGGACCATTTTCGTTCCGATCACTTCCTCTGCGAGGAAGGAGAGTGTGAGCAGGAGCAATTTACTTCAGTGTTTCGATCTGAAATCGATCTGCGGGCACATCGTGCATCGGTGCACGGAAAAACGATGAATCGGTTAGCGAACAAGCAAACACGAACGCTTGAGCTGGAGTTTTCGTACGCCCCTCGGCACGGGCCACCATCAGGCCCTAATTCGGGAGCCGGCCCGGGAGGCGGTGCAGCCGGTGGAGGTCCCTCGATGCGTGGTGGACGCGGTGGTCGCGGAGGAGGCGGTAGAGATGGAGGTCGTGATGGGGTTCCGGGTGGTTCTGGCAGCAATGAAGCGCACCAACGGGAGTATGAAATGTTGGTGGAAGCAACTCATCAGGCATCGATACAGCAGCACCCGAAGAAGGTGATCGATGCCACGAGCGAGCAGGACTTCCCTACATTGGCTGGTGCTACTCCAAACCCAATGTTTCGTCCTAATAACGTCTCGATACGCCAACGAGTATACGGATCCGCAGGTCTTGCACGGACTAAAGAAAACTTTCCCGCCCTCGGATCCGGCGGAGGAGAAACTACCGGACCGACAAGCATGAACGAAGGGTTTAGCAGTAAAATCACTGCTAGCTCTCTCTTGAAACCTAGTCAACCGAGTGGTAGTGCCGGAACTAGTATGATGATACACGTGTCCAACCGACCCTCCGGTTCCGGAGCAGGAAAGATGGCCATCGctgggaagaaaaatcaagCCGACTTTCCCGCGTTGCCTGGTTCGAGTAAAGGAGCAAGCTCTACCGTCCAGCGTAAGGCTGGTGCTACGAGCGACCTCTTTGCCGATATGGACGATCGCAGTGGTGGTGGGTCGATGGTGAACCTAAATGCGATGTCGGCGAAACATCGCGCCCTAGCCGACGATTACGTGTCGGTATCCAGTGTGGTCTCGAAAGTGTCGACCGTCTCATcaaaagaagtgaaaaaggGTCCCCAGCCAGCGCTGCAAGCGGCCGTACCGAGTGTCAACTCTACCAAAGCTTTTCCGACCCTCGGAGATGCGGGCAAGCCGCCAGCAATTAAAGCTGTTCCATGGGCTGTTGGAGCTACTGGGGCTGCTGCCACTAACGGAAGTAGCGTTGCCTCAACCTCATCATCGTCGAATGTGTCCAGCAAAAAGAAGCCTGCTCCAGCTCCCAATTTGAAGGAAGATACAGGTTATGTTAATTTAAACGCGCTAACGGGTAAGAAGTCGGCGGACAAGATGAAACAGAAGGAACAACCTTCAACTTCCAGTAACGCCGATACACGCAACAACAACGGAAGTGCTGGATCTAAGGAACGTAACAGGGAACCacaaaagcagcagcaacagcagcatagTAAATCGAACGGGCAATCGACAACAGGCAGTCTGGCAAATCATACCATTAACACCAACAACAATGTTCCTGCAATGACCGACTCGTTCCCAGCACTTGGTAACCACAGCAGTCCAGAATTTGCATTCGCTGCGGGACCCAAACGCACGCCGCCTGGCTTCGAGTCCGTGAATGTTAAAAGAGTGCCGGGACCACCGCCAGGATTTGGGAATGTCACTCTGAACTCCGTGGCGCGGAATACGAACAACATGACCTTTACCAACTCCACCGGCGATACGTACAATATCTTGCCTTCGCATAGCTACGTTTCACCGTCCAATTTCAGCAAACGTAATCAG AACCTCGTGACACACTTTCAAAGGGCACTGAAAGACCAAGCGGCGCTGGCAGAGTTCCGCACCATATCACAAATGTTTCGTGATGGGCAGTACAATGCATCGGCCTACTACGAGCACTGCAAAATAGCACTGGGAGATCGTTTCCAAGAAATATTTCCCGAATTGATCGCTTTGCTACAGAACATTGCTAAGCAACAG gaacTGTACTTAGTGTACTGTCAAgacgagaaaaatcggcccaaaTCGTCGGGAAAGGGGAAGCAAGCGAACGCTTCGCGCCTGGAAGTTTGTCAGGTTTGCAAACAGGTTCTCATACAGACCGATTTGACCGAACATTATCAGACGCACTACatggaaaataatttcccGAAGCTAGCAAACAACGCGTTGGATGAGGGAAAAGTGGGATCTTCTGCTTGGAAAAAATAA
- the LOC131281464 gene encoding transcription factor grauzone-like: MELVRLLSVCRLCLKHPSNYSSIFSDESLMKKIAYVFQFPVQQFESLSTVICSPCLGTVVDFAEYAERVGQNQAYLKLLVDKIADRSIKQLSAASHINTTVTNEQECDLEEAVADQEDPEVIPVVSNVSETSSKVDGDLVSQYLGFHCEVCDKKLDSFQALKEHCRVTHKTVARVSCCGKRFTRKDRLHTHILNHVQPDAFKCETCSQVCKTKATLQAHRKQHLSPEERPYHCTRCEQRFVSRSQLTNHEFTHVPIDQRKHVCPQCAKAFAFRYSLARHMKVHSQHAKEFVCEICAKSYSTQVGLKQHLIDHETAEGALQPRVQCTVCHQSYKNRDTLRLHVRDKHKSAGVHFCETCEKDFPTKNKLATHIKYVHVRNVRYPCKVCGAAFRRRVELREHATRHTGKALYECNDCGQTFNHSSNYSTHRKNKHKRQERINNERQNDEAA, translated from the exons ATGGAATTAGTTCGATTGCTCAGCGTGTGTCGACTTTGTCTTAAGCATCCCTCAAATTACAGTTCCATCTTCAGCGACGAAAGCCTAATGAAGAAGATCGCCTATGTCTTTCAATTTCCA GTTCAACAGTTCGAATCCTTGTCAACTGTGATATGCTCACCGTGCCTTGGAACCGTGGTTGACTTTGCCGAGTACGCAGAAAGAGTGGGTCAAAATCAAGCATACCTAAAGTTGTTGGTAGACAAAATCGCCGATAGAAGTATAAAACAGTTATCCGCAGCatcacacataaacacaacgGTAACCAACGAGCAAGAGTGTGATTTAGAGGAGGCAGTAGCTGATCAAGAAGATCCAGAGGTTATACCGGTGGTTTCGAACGTATCAGAAACATCAAGCAAAGTCGATGGTGATTTGGTAAGCCAATATCTGGGATTTCACTGTGAAGTGTGTGATAAAAAGTTGGACAGCTTTCAAGCACTGAAAGAGCACTGTCGCGTTACGCACAAAACCGTGGCGAGGGTTAGCTGTTGCGGTAAGCGCTTTACCCGGAAGGACAGGTTACACACACATATTCTAAACCACGTGCAACCTGATGCATTCAAGTGTGAAACTTGCAGTCAGGTATGCAAGACCAAGGCAACACTGCAGGCGCATCGGAAGCAACATCTATCGCCGGAGGAAAGACCATACCACTGTACCAGATGCGAACAGAGATTCGTTTCGCGATCGCAACTGACCAATCATGAATTTACTCATGTGCCAATCGATCAACGAAAGCACGTGTGTCCACAGTGTGCAAAGGCATTTGCCTTTAGGTACAGCCTCGCAAGACACATGAAGGTTCACAGTCAACATGCAAAGGAATTTGTTTGTGAAATATGTGCCAAATCGTATTCCACTCAGGTGGGGCTGAAACAACATCTGATTGATCACGAAACCGCGGAAGGGGCACTACAGCCACGAGTGCAGTGTACAGTATGCCACCAGTCGTATAAAAATCGAGACACTTTGCGACTTCATGTTCGCGACAAACACAAGAGCGCAGGTGTTCATTTCTGTGAAACCTGTGAGAAGGATTTTCCTACCAAAAATAAGCTTGCCACCCACATCAAATATGTCCACGTCCGGAACGTTCGCTATCCGTGTAAAGTGTGTGGAGCAGCATTTCGTCGGCGCGTTGAACTGAGA gaACATGCCACACGCCATACTGGCAAAGCTCTGTACGAATGTAACGACTGTGGTCAAACCTTCAACCATAGCTCCAACTATTCGACTcaccggaaaaacaaacataagagGCAGGAAAGAATCAACAATGAGCGGCAAAATGATGAAGCGGCTTAA